A section of the Terriglobales bacterium genome encodes:
- the dnaE gene encoding DNA polymerase III subunit alpha: MTNLPAMSEFAHLHLHTDYSLLDGACDVDKLVKRVAEIGQKSVAMTDHGNIFGAVAFYDAATKTGVKPIIGCELYVCKKEDHRAAPEGDEYNHLLVLAETDEGYRNLVKITSEASLNGMYYKPRVSKKFLAQHAKGLIGLSGCLAGELCENLMAGKYEAARQTAGTYSDIFGRGNFFLEIQDQGLPLEKQIRPDLLRLEKALDIPLVATNDSHYICGEDSYAHEVLLCVQTASSIHDEKRFKFDSDQFYVKSADEMQRIFGEIPDALKRTLAIAERCNAKIDKVKNPFPKFDVPPGEDLDSYFEHVCRQGFAKRVEMIRALQAKGELRKSISDYEQRLSREIDCIKQMKFSGYFLIVWDFIRYAKENHIPVGPGRGSAAGSLVSFAMGITDIDPLQNELLFERFLNPERVSMPDIDIDFCMNRRGEVIDYVTRKYGREQVAQIITFGTMAAKAAIKDVGRAMDIPYGDVDRIAKMVPNTLNISIEQALADSPPLQQAYENEIQVKELIDIACRLEGLVRNSGVHAAGVVISPQPLTDLVPLHKTKNDEIVTAFDMKAIEKIGLLKMDFLGLTTLTILEDALRLIEQSCDTKLDLLALPLTDSLTYQKVFHTGLTSGVFQFESQGMRDVLRRYQPTAVEDLTALNALYRPGPIQGGMIDDFIERKHGRRKVEYELPELEEILKETLGVIVYQEQVMQIANRLAGYSLGEADLLRRAMGKKNPEEMAKQRDRFVKGAVERGFPEKKIVKIFDLMEQFAGYGFNKSHSAAYALLAFQTAYLKTHYPVEFMAALLTSQAGSTDDVVKYINECREMGIPVEPPDINFSDANFTPHGEAIRFGLAAVKNVGRNAIDSIIQARAEVKKFSSVFEFCEKIDLRLLNKRVLESLVKSGAVDSLGTRAQLMAGLDRAIERGQKAQRDAEFGQHGLFGVFASDMPQQTDRLPDVPEWDEHQRLTAEKEILGFFITGHPMEKYRDKLMNFSGYLDTAAIGAMKQGTGKDEIPTAGIISGVRVIKSRKGDLYAQAVLEDMAGSVEAIVFPEAYKRLAEKLKMEVPVFVHGTVRVEEGANPKLAISQISSLDEVKPKLPRSLRIRLPLDNALPETVDALHTLFRDRRGEAKVLFNLERPGDFMVVMEADGYNVQADRLFISRAEELCGRGSVQVVD, from the coding sequence ATGACGAACCTACCTGCGATGTCTGAGTTTGCCCACCTCCATCTTCATACCGACTATTCGTTGCTGGACGGGGCCTGCGATGTCGACAAATTGGTCAAGCGGGTAGCCGAGATTGGCCAGAAATCCGTGGCCATGACCGATCATGGCAACATTTTTGGTGCTGTTGCCTTCTACGACGCGGCGACCAAGACGGGCGTAAAGCCGATCATTGGCTGCGAACTTTACGTTTGCAAGAAGGAAGACCATCGCGCCGCTCCTGAGGGCGATGAATACAACCATCTGCTCGTCCTTGCCGAGACCGACGAAGGCTATCGCAACCTGGTGAAGATCACCTCCGAGGCCTCTCTGAATGGCATGTATTACAAGCCGCGGGTGAGCAAGAAGTTTCTTGCTCAGCACGCAAAAGGACTTATCGGGTTGTCGGGCTGTCTTGCAGGAGAGCTCTGCGAGAACCTGATGGCTGGAAAATATGAGGCTGCCAGACAAACAGCAGGGACTTACAGCGACATTTTTGGTCGCGGAAACTTCTTCCTTGAGATTCAGGACCAAGGTCTTCCACTTGAGAAGCAGATTCGTCCAGATCTGCTGCGGCTCGAAAAAGCCCTCGATATTCCCTTAGTCGCTACGAATGACAGCCACTACATTTGCGGCGAGGATTCTTACGCGCATGAAGTTCTGCTCTGTGTGCAAACCGCTTCCTCTATCCACGATGAGAAGCGGTTCAAGTTCGACAGTGATCAGTTCTACGTAAAGTCAGCCGATGAAATGCAACGCATCTTCGGCGAGATTCCAGACGCGCTCAAGCGCACCCTGGCGATCGCCGAACGTTGCAACGCGAAGATTGACAAGGTCAAGAATCCGTTTCCGAAGTTCGATGTTCCTCCAGGCGAAGACCTCGATAGCTATTTCGAACATGTCTGCCGCCAGGGATTCGCAAAACGCGTGGAGATGATTCGCGCTCTGCAGGCGAAGGGCGAACTAAGAAAATCGATCAGCGATTACGAGCAGCGCCTCTCACGCGAAATCGATTGCATCAAGCAGATGAAGTTCTCCGGATACTTCCTGATCGTCTGGGACTTCATTCGCTATGCAAAAGAAAACCATATTCCAGTTGGGCCGGGGCGTGGTTCTGCTGCTGGTTCGCTTGTCTCATTCGCCATGGGGATCACCGATATCGATCCTCTGCAAAACGAGCTGCTTTTCGAGCGATTCCTGAATCCGGAACGCGTTTCGATGCCCGATATCGACATCGATTTCTGCATGAACCGCCGCGGCGAGGTCATCGACTATGTGACGCGTAAGTACGGACGTGAGCAGGTGGCGCAGATCATCACCTTCGGCACGATGGCCGCGAAGGCCGCGATCAAAGATGTTGGCCGGGCGATGGACATTCCTTACGGCGATGTGGATCGCATCGCCAAAATGGTTCCCAACACGCTGAACATCAGCATCGAACAGGCGCTGGCGGATTCTCCTCCTTTGCAGCAGGCGTATGAGAATGAAATTCAGGTAAAAGAGTTGATCGACATTGCCTGCAGGCTGGAAGGATTGGTTCGTAACTCCGGAGTTCACGCCGCCGGTGTCGTGATATCGCCGCAGCCGCTTACTGACCTTGTCCCCCTCCATAAGACAAAGAACGACGAAATTGTTACCGCCTTCGACATGAAGGCAATCGAGAAGATCGGTCTGCTCAAGATGGATTTTCTTGGGCTCACCACACTCACCATCCTTGAGGATGCGCTGCGACTAATCGAGCAATCCTGCGACACTAAGCTCGACTTGCTGGCGCTGCCGCTCACCGACTCGTTGACTTACCAAAAGGTGTTTCACACTGGACTCACCTCCGGTGTATTCCAGTTTGAATCTCAGGGCATGCGCGATGTGCTGCGCCGTTACCAGCCCACGGCCGTTGAAGATCTCACGGCTCTAAACGCGCTGTATCGTCCCGGACCAATTCAGGGTGGCATGATCGACGACTTCATCGAGCGCAAGCATGGTCGTCGCAAAGTTGAGTATGAACTGCCGGAACTCGAAGAGATCCTGAAGGAGACGCTGGGCGTCATTGTCTATCAGGAACAGGTGATGCAAATCGCCAACCGGTTGGCTGGATATTCACTCGGTGAAGCCGATCTCCTGCGCCGTGCCATGGGCAAGAAGAATCCGGAGGAAATGGCCAAGCAGCGCGACCGCTTTGTGAAGGGTGCCGTCGAGCGCGGCTTCCCCGAGAAGAAGATCGTAAAGATCTTCGACCTGATGGAGCAGTTCGCCGGATATGGCTTTAACAAATCTCACTCTGCCGCGTACGCTCTGCTTGCGTTTCAAACCGCGTATTTAAAGACCCATTATCCTGTCGAGTTCATGGCTGCGCTGCTGACGTCACAGGCGGGTAGCACCGATGACGTGGTGAAGTACATCAATGAATGCCGAGAGATGGGGATTCCGGTTGAGCCGCCGGATATCAACTTCAGCGACGCTAATTTCACGCCGCACGGCGAAGCCATCCGCTTTGGACTTGCCGCAGTGAAAAATGTCGGCCGCAATGCCATCGACTCAATCATTCAGGCCCGCGCTGAGGTCAAGAAGTTTTCCTCGGTTTTCGAGTTTTGCGAAAAGATCGACCTGCGGCTCCTGAACAAACGTGTGCTGGAGTCACTAGTCAAGAGCGGTGCTGTGGATTCGCTGGGCACGCGTGCGCAACTCATGGCTGGACTGGATCGTGCGATCGAACGAGGCCAGAAAGCGCAGCGCGATGCAGAGTTCGGCCAGCATGGACTCTTCGGCGTGTTTGCCTCGGATATGCCGCAACAGACGGACCGTCTGCCGGATGTTCCAGAATGGGACGAACACCAGCGTCTTACGGCCGAAAAGGAGATTCTTGGGTTCTTTATCACCGGACATCCGATGGAAAAGTATCGCGACAAGCTCATGAACTTCAGCGGATACCTGGATACCGCTGCGATTGGCGCGATGAAGCAGGGAACCGGCAAAGACGAAATTCCCACTGCCGGCATTATCTCGGGCGTGCGTGTGATCAAGTCGCGCAAAGGAGATCTGTATGCGCAAGCGGTTCTCGAAGACATGGCTGGATCGGTCGAGGCAATCGTTTTTCCTGAAGCCTACAAGCGGCTGGCTGAAAAGCTGAAGATGGAAGTGCCGGTATTCGTCCACGGGACGGTCCGCGTGGAAGAAGGGGCAAATCCCAAGCTGGCAATTTCGCAGATATCATCGCTCGACGAAGTTAAGCCAAAGCTTCCGCGATCGCTGCGCATTCGCTTGCCCCTCGATAATGCGCTGCCAGAAACGGTAGATGCCCTGCACACCCTGTTTCGCGATCGCCGGGGAGAAGCCAAGGTGCTGTTCAATTTGGAACGTCCGGGTGATTTCATGGTGGTGATGGAAGCTGACGGCTATAATGTTCAAGCTGATCGGCTTTTTATTTCACGCGCAGAGGAACTCTGCGGTC